The window aacgattcatattttataacaaatacatataatatagataaatttctcgggccaatcagaaaaagatcattttccatcatgacccgaccggggatcgaacccgggacctctcggttcagaggcaagaactttaccactgcgccaccgaggtcgttattCCTCCAAAAATTTGATGGGTCCACTGCCACAGCAGTAGTGTTCTATAGTTATTAGATTTATCttcataaaatcattaatgaTTAACAAAACACGGCGACAACACATAATCAATCGTACATAATCGTGGTAATACAAGGTGTAtaccaaatattttaacgtGGAGAAGCCACAaaaatactcacaaacttcgcccttttaaatattagaggttattttatacaaaggtTTACGAACAATATCcctatttttcaaatatgtcCAGTCCAGGAAACtagacaaaatgttatttagtaGCAAGAAAAAGGTAAATTAAGGGTCGCTTCATCCCTTATTCTGTTGATGTATTTACATTACTGGCCACTTCACATGATTAACTGAATTGAGAACTAGGTAACAATATTATCCATTTGTCTTCCTTTAGTGACTTTATAAGGTTAACTTGGAAATAGGaagtagatttattttcaagtaaattattaacgtcaataagttttctatttcaacattgaataaatgaaaaaaaatcgatttgattttaatgctCAAGTGAAATCAATAAAGGGAGCTGTTTCAATCCTTCCTTACATCCTtctccttacatattacaaaatacgagtatattagtCTAGACAagctgttcgcgataaactcaagtcactgctgcacggattttcatgcggttgtCACCAATGGTGTGATCcgtgaggaaggtttagaggcttaatttattatgtttttacccgagtatAGTCTGGACGCGCCGCtagttgaaatattatttttgaaaataactacGAGCCGTCTTTCTACTTCATCTCCTTCAGGGGATAAATCGATTAATACTTGTTACGAAACAAAAAGACAATTCTAATTATGTTCACTTTTAATTATTCTCGATAAAATTCTAAACGGataaactcatcaaaattttgcGTTAATTTGGCGTCCCGACGattcttataaatttaaacgaaataaattatgtattaagaAATGTAAGTAGGTGAGACTAAAGTCAGACAAATTGGATGAATACGCAATCTGTTTCTTTACATTCTTAAAGTGCACTTTGGGATCAGTTGTTACGCAATACCTGATCTCTCATGGAATATCTGATATTTCATGGATGATCTGCTTATCATTTCTGATAAAATTGCCGAACATTCGTGACTTCAGAACCATTTGAATATTATCCAATATAACGTCATATTTTCCCCCCTTTATTTCGACTATCTTATTAGATTTGCTCaatatttcgataaaatattgGAATCTTTTTAGCTGCAAACACgttctatgttttatttattgtaatctcGAATCTACAAAAGTGAATGCGAAAACTGAGTACGCGTTAATTATCAAAACTAAATgatacttaattttttcaagaaaataataaatagaaactacaataagaaaaaataataataagaaactttttaattacataaacacaataattagCAAGCATATACTGTATAACGCCTCAAATATGCTAATTTATACTTTCAATTGTTACAGATATCCAAGTCAATGACTGCTGCACAATCAGACCCAACTGAAAATAGACGAGGTGatgtttaaatcaaaaatatatcaaaatggaCATAATTGGACACATTTTCAAGACACCAAACAGAAGATTGGAATGGAGGTTTGCCCAAAAGAGCCTCCTGGTCATTCTATATCTGACACTGTACATACTACAATGTAACTGTCAAGATGCACAAATAAACCATGGTGCTATAACCAAAACAGATAATTTAGATGTAAAAGTAGATAATAATGATACTAATCACTGCCATAGCTGTCAAACTAGTAATAAATtcaacaatgaaaataaatttaacaatagtAAAAGTTCTAATGAAACAGActctttaaattatatagatgatataattattactcTGAGTACTTTAACGAAAAGatatttacttgtaaataCAACGGAAACTCAATTGGAAGATAAAGTAGAAGATGTGTTGAATAATGTTTTAAGTAAGGATCAATATGAAATAATCGAAGGAGTTGAAATTAAGCCTGTAGATGATGATAGCAAAGTAAAACAGCAGTCAAGGAGTGATGATGATTCAGAGGCGAGAGCcctttttagtaaatatacatatgagTACAGGATGTTTcagaaaatcaaaaattttattgaaactcATGTACTTTCCATCAATCTACCGAAGGCAGCGAAGTTCATGGGATTTAgatgtaagtaaaataattaatcattttaaaattcttgtaatcatatttttgttcCTTACAAATGATTCCAGGATTGATAGAATTACCATGtcttaacattttcaaatccTACTCTCACATAAGATTGTAGGTATCTAAACATTctgtataaatattgattctACCTATTCCAAGAAAGTTATATATCATAACGTTAGACTATTTCAATGATTTTGTCCCAAAATTAAGTAGTAATTTTACACCACCTAAAGTTGCAAAACAGTCTTATTATAATCTAACTTTTCGCTCTGCTTATTAACAACTTTAATTTCAGCATTTGGACTTTCAAAGTTCTTCGTACCTTTACTGATTGGTGGACAAGTGCTGTTTAAGTCCATTCTCCTGGCGATGTTCCTGCCAAGCATTCTGGGAAGTTTCGGGAAGATGCTTGGAAAAGGTAATGTCTTAATGTATACCTGATTAAATTTTTGCTTGGAGTTTGCAAGGACCGAGAGTTGTTTTCGAACAAAATTtagtttacaaattaaacGTTAATTTTGAGAAGTAGTTTTTAGGCTGAGGTCTTTCTAATctgttattgtaatttttctacttctttttttatagaataattCGTAAATTATACGAAtcaaaaacagaaataatattgaaagttcATCATATCTTTGATTATAGATATATTCACATcatatgtttaaattaaacaataaaatatatttatgcataTGCATCACATTATAGCAAGTACTTTTGTAGGTATTTCTTCTTTTGTATTATGTAGAAAGTAAAGAAACTCCTCAGAAACCTAATCCCTGACTGAAAACAATGTATATTATCCtaacaaatattgaaaatgttatttttttgttgtctcttcacgctttactgtactcaacaaatcttcttgaatttttgcttgaagtatgtaataattagtataatataatattaatataatatataataataagtagtaaTTTGAATGTTTGAAGTACATAtagtagttatttttctggattgaaaggtatcctatgtaTCTTCCAttccagaaaaataactactcccgtgggaaatttgcGCGGGCAAAAACAAGTCGTTAATAAAAACTCactaagtaaatacaaataaaattattacgaatgtttttttttaattccaggTATATCCCAACTATCAGCGACCTCCAGTCAAGCCAGCTACCCTCCCGTGCAGGGAGACCAGACGGGGTACAACTCAGACAATAAGGACTTTATGGGCTATGAGACAAATCTGGCTGGCGCGTACGCATACCCCCAGGATGACATGTACGGAAACATGGACGGAAATGATGTCAATGACCTACAAGTTGACATGTCTAGGTATGtctctctcttttttattCTCACGTGATCCATGGCGGTGCGAAACCTCAGCGCAAAACAAATTAggtaactttaaaattttaaacaatatctctctcatctcgaGCGCTTCCTCGCCTTCTTCCCCGGCTGTTGAGCGTCGGTGCACAGGATCCGCTTTTATACTTCACTGTCTCGACTTCGCTCATGGCTttcctagttgtcagaccattggaacgcatatcatccttgaggaaatccaaaattttagaaatatgtCATGTTATATTCTTCCAGGAAACTATTGCTGCTTTTTATAAACTAGCACagagtattattttataaaaaatttcacaACTACTTTTTTACTGAGTAGGTATAGGCCAAAGAAAGCGatatcaaaaaattacatgttataaaagttctgaaatattttataccaataTTTCGATCGACACAGGTCGATCCAAATATAGGTATAGACCTATTATTTGGTCGGTCTTATTACTGCGGTACACGGCTCCGTGTCtcgtaaattaattttaacttgagGCCAATAAAGTATGGAACATCTGTTCCTATGTAATTATAGATGTAGAACCCACAAACTGTACAAGACTGGGAAATTTGAAAACGCTGCTAAAGATATTAGTTTATTAAGATGACACTTCAACAAATGATTATAAGTTACTACTTATGTACATTTGTTGAAGTGTCATCAAGTGTCATTAGTGTCAAGTTTTGTACTCAAAAGCATTTGtcgctttttaaatatacctacacatatattgaatctattttttataataaaatagaacaaaatatataacattacaataattaaatgaacttacgtacaatatttaaaactaaacgtCTTGTGCGTGCGAGCGTTCAAATGAAATCATCCTATAACAACATAATTAAAACGTTTTTGGTTTTGTAAATTGTGGCACCTGTGTCCAATAGAAAACTGCAATGCCCTAACCTAAACTaccttttgcccacaacttcgtatgtaagtaaaaatccgtttcccgtggaaaattcaggaaatcccttcttagtgctcccctacactgtcctagaaacctacacaccaaatttcagctttctacgcccagtagttttggctgtgcgttgtctgtcagtcagtcactcagtaacgcaagagtttaaaaaaatctgtactatatataatatagtatagattttctaataaaatcctttatctaGGGTAGCATTCTTTGTATAAATCACTACTAGAAGTGTCATATAATCTGCAGTTtcaactaatatataaaaggcATTGTTATAATATGAGTGTGTTGCTAGTATGCGTATTTGCGTCGTATAAACAAAAGTTACTAGTTAGATTACAAAATGCATTTTACTATTGGACCACAGGCCCTCAAGTGCAATAAGAAAAGTTAAGTAATTAAGCTAAAACTTAGTGCCATTGTAGTGGGATACTTTGTGGAAAAGTtgatttaaactttataaaagaaaacgaCTGGACTGGTCACATCTTTGTGCACTAAGTTctagaaagaaaacattacaATACTTCAAaatcttgtttgtttgttaatttgtgCGTCTGTCACCAAGCagtggaaattttgaaaatttaatataaatataaaatatagtagctGATGATAGGAACAATTACTATTAACACAAGATTACTTCCATTGATTGAAAAACCACAACACGTTGGTGTCCCATTATGACACCATTAAAAATGTGTGTAAATTTGATCATCcatatcgaaataaaatttattcttgTGTACGACAATccataatttttaatcatataCTTTAGTAATACTTGTCTACAAATGTATCtatcagttaataaataaaataatagtgcAAACTCACTCAACAATACACAACAATTTCTCGAcacaaaaaatctttgattatttactttatacatAACACaagatagatttttttttgtatctgtTAAATCTTTCGCGATACTTCAGAACGTCACATTTCTCAGATGATAAATAAAGCTATTTATTGAATCACTCGATTGGCTGTGTGAAGTAAAAGAATTCCCTTTGCCTGAACGATTTCTAAATGACATTTTACCGGCGGGAAATAACACAGGGAAATTTCAATTGAGACTTtcgtttttacttttttttttcagccaGCGAATGGCATGGAATTTCAGGagttttgtatattaataatatttaaatcagtaaacttttttgtcataaaatatataatgtttttggatatcttttttattttacgacaatgtttttttattaaaagttttttaataaacaatttctaaacaaaatattttcttttaatattacagATACGGCGATCAAAAAGTATCTTACTTGCCGACGAAAAATGGATATTACCAAAACCAAATGGGTGCTGGCAACAACTATAAGGTATAACTCATTGTGACATTTCCATCCAATTCAGCAGTTTAACAACGTAATCTAAATCTGCATTATTTACTTGTTCATCACCATacaataagaaagaaaaaataaaaatatttccaaaaaaaaaactctgcgttttgcgttttgtttttacctTTGCGTTATTACTCtttgcgttttgtttttacctATTGAGGTCTATCTAATCATCACGTTTTCCCACATCACGTGGCGGTTGCATTCGGAGCGGTAACGCCGCGAAACCCCGATGCGTATCTACTAAAACACGTGTGCTTAGCTTattcttttaacaccaattTGTATTACTGATGATTTCttggaaataattttttctctctttctttacCCATCGCTTGAAGCCtgcattcataatataatactcgCACTTATCACTAATCaaagtaaataagttttttacaaataagtatttcatttttgccacaagcgtGTCgtcttgtggcatttaacgcctgacaaaacaCCCATATCCGTGCTATAAATGGTTgagttccctcgtttggaTCCGACCCGGGCTGCACCATATTGCATGTCATGGAAGTAGGAAAAATCGtacttgcaagatttgtttACAGACAATGGAAGTCAGTTGAATCTCGTCATTTGTTGTATTACAGGTGTTCCACAAGATACCTGCGTCTTCCATGATCCTCAGTAACTACGACCCATTCTATTCCCCGCTACTATCGCGACTTGACGGAATATTTGCAAGGCTTGGTAAGTATTAACCTTATTCTTTATCGTCCATATCGTTGTGCTGTATCTGATATATTACAAGATCAATTAAgtactttctttattttcgagTCAACGTTAATTGTTGACACTGGTGTGatgccgaactcagacacacgCCAACGCGAATGCGTGCACATTgagtagttagtatgagtgctattatttaccgcaatgaaaaaccagcaatgtgtgtcgaatccgccaaaatttggcaaactattcgacgatagtgtggagccggcatcaaattttattcaaattgacTAAAAACATGAGTTTTACGACAACTTACTTACCGGCAAGAACTCGCGAACACACTATTGAACCTATTGAACTgtcaaccaatgtgcaggtttcctcacgatgttttccttcaccggaagcaagtggtggtcgatgaaacgGATATAAATTTGTCAAGTCTTTTAAAAGAGCTAAATCGTTCAAGTATCAATTGGTCAAGCAGTGACAAAATGTCAAGTCATTGAAAACTCATCGAGTATCCATTTTGTTACTGGCTAGCTGCATACGGCCGTAATCTACGTGTGTATCACATTATCATATCAAATTCTACGACTGCAGTTTCATCTCTCACGGTCATTCATATTAAGTTTTGAAagagataataaaacataactaGGATCTTTCATGACATAATGTCAAACATGTCTAAAAATACTAtcattaaagttaatttaattaattaatttcataaattttaattaatttcatattacattatttacacaaaCGCACACGtagcataatataaatagcacAATCGATACAAAGCATGAACTaccaaaacttaaatttaattaaaccgACAATATTCCAATTATTCGTCAATTAATTATCAGTTACACATAGAACGTCTTATATAGCACCGTTCCAACTTCCAATATACGGAAATGAGAAATTATCAGCAAACTTAATACCTGTTACATAACTAATGAGAGAAGATCCAggattattttcttctttttcttttgtttgtcTTCCTCTTTCTTCCATAGCTGGAAAAAAAAGAtagaaaatcattaaaaataccaGCTGCTTCTCTTGCAAAAATCAGCTAAGAGAAAGATCTGTTCTTCGCATGGGCGATAGGATAGCAACCTATCCTTATTTCAGGAACTCAATCTAAACGTACGCCTTCGAAAATCGCGACTCCTGACTCTGTCTTGCCCATAAAAATGTGACACTGTGTCTGTTTCCTCTTGTTtcctttattcaaatttaggactattaaaaatgacaaaattgcaatgtcaaaaagttaaaatggacgcaaaataaaaacattatcggagtattttatataataactagtTTTGTTCACacaaataaatggaaataaaataaattcgtaaCACAGTTTTATGATAATGACAAATGATCATTTTGGTTATTGGACATTACGAAGCTAATCGTCTACTACGCCAGCTAAgacattgataaatatatttagctcCGAACTCGcggtttattaatatttgaatataaaagcGTAGGGCGCGCCGAAAAATGTCGAACGTTATTAAAAAGAACCATTACAGACAGTAAACAATTTCGTGGATGCTTCGAAATAAACGAAACACAACATTAATTCATCAATGCTCTAGAGTATGACGTGTTCCATTTAAAACATCGACTTTTAGAACATTAGCATATGCAAATGATATTGGAAATATCGATAGctacaaaattataactagTATTTTATCTTACTCACCAACTATAACAATATAGCCATAGCCAATTACAATTATCTCTTTTCTCTTCTCATTTCCTGGTCATTGTCATTACGTGGCATGAAAGACGAAACTATTTTCTGGAGTGGTTTGtcgttgccttctccatttcacacacaagttgataatcaacctgagtgcaggtttcctcacgatgctTTCACTTTCCTTCACCAAAAGCTGTCGATGAATATCGATGAATACATGAGTCataaacaaactcatatggcatgattaggattcgaacctgggacatttcggttcacaggcgtggtcgtaaccattacaccaccaccactttaaaaagtatgtaaaataaatataaaataaaagtatgtaaatGTAGTAATAAAACTATCTCTACTTTGTTAGAAACCCATATCACGTTGTCAGTCTTCACCACTAAATTGACTAACATCGTTTCCACCAAATATATGTTGTATTGATTCctgtattttaataagacTCTCTGACCTTGTCTACTACCCTATTGTCTAAAAAGTAGCCTAACTAGTATCACCTAAGTGGTAATAGTTTTCGATTGATTAACGATTACTTCCTATCCTCTCCCAGGTCTGGCACCATCGGAGAACTCCATAGATGGCGCTATGATCGGTGGGCAAAGCGTGAGCGACGTCAAGCTGGAGTCGTGCCGGGAACAGCTGATCTGCCTTATGTACGCCAGTCCAGCGAAATACGCACCTTACAGCAACCTCGTCTCTGCGCAGCTGAGCAGGTTAGTTTTCTTCATAATCCTATccctaaactaatattataaatgcgaaagtaaaccTTTGAcagcttttttttattttggaaaaaaaatgatCACTCTTAACGATtgctttattatgtttgtttaattgtgTTATTGTTGTCTTTAGTTACCTTCGGGGCTGCGATGCACCGATAGTAACTGAGAACCTGGAAAACTGAGAGTAACTGGTTACGCAAAAAAATTACCTTCAACTTGGAAGATTTATTAGTGGTTTTACAACGCATGCCAGacgggttaaagttaacgccaaagttgactggtgcaacgcacCTGTTTCGTTTCCTACTCTTACTTACCTTTACTATACAAATCATCCCCGATGGATAAGATGAGGAAGATAACAATGaactatcaaatatttttaagtcgGCTCAGGGGCATAATaaatccaataaaatattttgtttcccaaataaaattgtttttcatcGTAAACTATAATCGACAGCACATCTACCAATCCAAATTCGACTTTATTATACAGGTACAAAAGTCCACAGGTTAACttaatatattcataactacataaattttattaacgaGACATAGCATTTATATAAGGTTGACCTTGACCTTGTAATCAAGAAAAGGTTCGTGCTGAGtcccgttaatataatttaatatagttaagtatgtgttcaaagcgcgaaagtttaaaaataactattgaCATATTCATTatctaaagttttttttagataatgaATAAGTATtcattatctaaaaaaaacgTAAGTAATGTTAGTATAAACAGTTTGTACAAAAACTTTAAGTAATGTTTATGAATATGTCAATAATTTCAGGTTTCTATGCATTatctaaagttttttttttcagagagCTAAACGAACTACGCCGGCCAGTATCAGACAACCCGGAAATCCTACGTTTCTTCCGATACATGAGGGCTGCGAGGCGCGGCCAGGAAGGCGTGGACTGCGTGCGGGCACACCCTGGTTGCTCATCCACTAATACTCCCGAACATACCATGATAGCCGCCTACCATGATATCAATAAGCTAGTTAGCgcaaggaaattaaaaaattgtgagtacttatatttctattttcatcTGAGCTCAAAGTTTCATCAGTCTCGACTCGACTGAAGTGCTGTGCCGTCCGGAGCGAAGTTTCAAGCAACCAatggattttattaatttgtttctgtTCGTTGTCAAATGTCCAGCTGAACCCTTTGCGACAACAACAAtctaaatcaatataatttcgaCATTTTCATtggtacaaataaaattaaaaccatataagaaaaaacgtctgtatgtttatatatatgcaAACATAAACCTTCGTGAGGTatattacactatctattggtgtgTAGGGACATATTTGTATGTCAGCAATAATATATCGCAGTCCGGTTTAGCACGCGACTAGAGCCCCGTCGTCACCAGACCATACCATCATACACACGTCGTTCGTAGTACCCCTCCAGTGCAGTGTGATTGTAAACTTTCTTACGTAAACTGTGACTCCTGTGTCAATATGTGTGAATGTTAAATTGTTGGAAGAATATAAACAACGCCtaagcattaaaaaaaatgtttataatttatggcCCGCTCGTGGAGCCTTTTGTCTATTGCGCGCTAATGTCACTTTCTGTACTTACGTTGcactttttcaataaattgttttaacgAGTATTCTCTTTAAATCGTATATtccctaaataaataaatacgtccTCCTGAAAAGCGTCTTTAATTTGATCAAGATCCCAGTAGGAGTCAATTCATGTTAGCAGATGAAAGGCGAATAATATTCGCCCACTAAGTACGCCCCTCTAAAGTTAAAAACCGCGTACAAAAATCCATcgggtagtttttgagtttaccgcGTTCATATCACACAAACCTAAAGACGCGACAGACTTTTTCCATAATGTGTGAAGAtagatattaattatgtatttttgttcacAGGATTGTAGCTACATCTCTGATTCGTCTACCCGTGAATATTGGACGAGTTTTAAACTAAATGTGttgtaaataacttttataacgTTACAATATGGGCAACCATAAGCCAAACGCTGTGAAACAGTTTTATATATCGAATCGAATCGCATCGACGACGATATTGCTGGCTGGGTTATTCAACAACTGGACACGAAAAAGTTACATGTGTAAACGACAATTTCCGCTCTGGTCACATGGTCCGACTTTCTTGGTCCTATCGATCGGACTGCACTGCTATTTTACACAGctgatgttttaaatattagactTGGTGATAAAATTATAGGATTTGAAgtgatattttacaaaagtgtATTACCTAGCtgattcatataatttatcgtCGCAAATTCTATTATTCTATCACTTGACTGTTGATGTGTTGTGAAATTGTAATACAATTCTTTAACTCATGTCCAATGCATTAGATTGAACGACTTTTAAAATAGCTATGTACTCTGAACAGCACattaacctacccaaattcattacaaactcgccgttattaccgcgccatagaggttaaATGCAACTTAACTCGGTAACTATACGGTAAacgggtaacttgatgtgctgttgactgtacatacagTCAGCAGCCACTACACTCCGTTTTTTCTTACGAGTCCTAACTTGTAAACAATCATCATGGtaaattgttgaaattaaatcaattattcaaaatcaaatcatttattcagaaattaggccttcacagacaCGTTTTGACgtcattttctaaattaaacaatacttaacaaagctacaaactactagcatttcgaagcgaccactgctgagaagaaatgccgaaggAAACTCG is drawn from Plodia interpunctella isolate USDA-ARS_2022_Savannah chromosome 24, ilPloInte3.2, whole genome shotgun sequence and contains these coding sequences:
- the Osi24 gene encoding uncharacterized protein Osi24 is translated as MDIIGHIFKTPNRRLEWRFAQKSLLVILYLTLYILQCNCQDAQINHGAITKTDNLDVKVDNNDTNHCHSCQTSNKFNNENKFNNSKSSNETDSLNYIDDIIITLSTLTKRYLLVNTTETQLEDKVEDVLNNVLSKDQYEIIEGVEIKPVDDDSKVKQQSRSDDDSEARALFSKYTYEYRMFQKIKNFIETHVLSINLPKAAKFMGFRSFGLSKFFVPLLIGGQVLFKSILLAMFLPSILGSFGKMLGKGISQLSATSSQASYPPVQGDQTGYNSDNKDFMGYETNLAGAYAYPQDDMYGNMDGNDVNDLQVDMSRYGDQKVSYLPTKNGYYQNQMGAGNNYKVFHKIPASSMILSNYDPFYSPLLSRLDGIFARLGLAPSENSIDGAMIGGQSVSDVKLESCREQLICLMYASPAKYAPYSNLVSAQLSRELNELRRPVSDNPEILRFFRYMRAARRGQEGVDCVRAHPGCSSTNTPEHTMIAAYHDINKLVSARKLKN